One Pseudomonas sp. FP1742 genomic window carries:
- a CDS encoding GNAT family N-acetyltransferase, with product MSQIEIRQVSADDHAAWLPLWQAYLRFYNTELPDAVTDSTWQRMLAPNEPTHSALAWVDGKAVGMVNFIYHRSNWSIENSCYLQDLLVTPQTRGTGIGRKLIEFVYATAEADGCCKVHWLTHETNATAIQLYERIAERPGFIQFRKAL from the coding sequence ATGAGTCAGATTGAAATTCGCCAGGTCAGTGCCGACGATCACGCCGCCTGGCTGCCGCTGTGGCAAGCCTACCTGCGCTTCTACAACACCGAATTGCCAGATGCAGTCACTGACAGCACCTGGCAGCGCATGCTCGCCCCCAATGAACCGACCCATTCGGCGTTGGCGTGGGTCGATGGCAAAGCAGTCGGCATGGTGAACTTCATCTACCATCGCTCGAACTGGAGCATCGAAAACTCCTGCTACCTTCAAGACTTGCTGGTAACGCCGCAAACCCGAGGCACCGGCATCGGCCGCAAGCTCATCGAATTTGTGTATGCCACCGCCGAAGCGGACGGTTGCTGCAAGGTCCACTGGCTGACCCACGAAACCAACGCCACAGCGATCCAGCTCTACGAGCGCATCGCCGAACGCCCCGGTTTCATCCAGTTTCGCAAAGCCCTTTAA
- a CDS encoding GNAT family N-acetyltransferase, translated as MSTSLANWKGVPAPSVQTLEGRFIRLEKLDPARHADGLWKALEGPGSDPKLWDYLPYGPFPERSAFNDWLNNHAANSDPYFFSVIDRVSGDVQGLLSLMSIVPAQGRIEIGHVTFGAPMQRSPKSTEAVYLLARECFALGYRRLEWKCNNGNARSKYAAERLGFSFEGVFRQHMVVKGQNRDTAWYSILDSEWPAIGAGFERWLSDENQTESGQVKTLAECRK; from the coding sequence ATGTCGACTTCACTCGCAAACTGGAAAGGTGTCCCGGCACCATCGGTTCAAACCCTCGAAGGGCGTTTCATCCGCCTGGAAAAACTCGACCCGGCGCGTCACGCCGATGGTTTGTGGAAAGCCCTCGAAGGCCCGGGCTCGGACCCGAAACTCTGGGACTATTTGCCGTACGGTCCTTTTCCGGAGCGCAGCGCGTTCAACGATTGGCTGAACAACCATGCGGCCAACAGCGATCCGTATTTTTTCAGCGTAATCGATCGTGTCAGCGGCGACGTGCAGGGCCTGCTCAGCCTGATGTCGATTGTCCCGGCTCAGGGTCGCATCGAGATCGGTCATGTGACCTTCGGCGCGCCAATGCAGCGCTCGCCGAAAAGTACCGAGGCGGTTTACCTGCTGGCCAGGGAGTGCTTTGCCCTGGGTTACCGGCGCCTGGAGTGGAAGTGCAACAACGGCAACGCTCGCTCCAAGTACGCGGCGGAGCGGCTGGGATTCAGTTTTGAAGGGGTATTCCGTCAGCACATGGTGGTGAAGGGACAGAACCGGGATACGGCGTGGTATTCGATTCTGGATTCGGAATGGCCGGCGATTGGCGCGGGGTTCGAGCGGTGGTTGAGCGATGAGAACCAGACGGAGTCGGGGCAGGTGAAGACGCTGGCGGAGTGCCGCAAATAA
- the oadA gene encoding sodium-extruding oxaloacetate decarboxylase subunit alpha, translated as MSKKIHVTDTILRDAHQSLLATRMRTEDMLPICDKLDKVGYWSLEVWGGATFDACVRFLKEDPWERLRQLRAALPNTRLQMLLRGQNLLGYRHYSDDVVKAFVAKAAVNGIDVFRIFDAMNDVRNLRVAIEAVKAAGKHAQGTIAYTTSPVHTIEAFVAQAKQMEAMGCDSVAIKDMAGLLTPYATGELVKALKAEQSLPVFIHSHDTAGLAAMCQLKGIENGADHIDTAISSFAWGTSHPGTESMVAALKGSEFDTGLNLELLQEIGLYFYAVRKKYHQFESEFTAVDTRVQVNQVPGGMISNLANQLKEQGALNRMSEVLAEIPRVREDLGFPPLVTPTSQIVGTQAFFNVLAGERYKTITNEVKLYLQGGYGKAPGTVNEKLRRQAIGSEEVIDVRPADLLKPEMTKLRAEIGAVAKSEEDVLTYAMFPDIGRKFLEERAAGTLTPEVLLPIPEAGGVASAGGEGVPTEFVIDVHGETYRVDITGVGVKAEGKRHFYLSIDGMPEEVVFEPLNEFVSGGSSKRKQASAPGHVSTTMPGNIVDVLVKEGDTVKAGQAVLITEAMKMETEVQSAIAGKVTAIHVAKGDRVNPGEILIEIEG; from the coding sequence ATGTCCAAGAAGATCCATGTAACTGACACAATCCTGCGCGACGCCCACCAATCGCTGCTCGCCACCCGCATGCGCACCGAAGACATGCTGCCGATCTGCGACAAGCTCGACAAAGTCGGCTACTGGTCGCTGGAAGTCTGGGGCGGCGCGACCTTCGATGCCTGTGTACGCTTCCTGAAAGAAGACCCGTGGGAGCGTCTGCGTCAACTGCGCGCCGCGTTGCCCAACACACGCCTGCAAATGCTCCTGCGTGGCCAGAACCTGCTGGGCTACCGCCACTACAGCGATGATGTGGTCAAAGCCTTCGTTGCCAAGGCCGCGGTCAACGGCATCGACGTGTTCCGCATCTTCGACGCGATGAACGACGTGCGTAACCTGCGCGTGGCCATCGAAGCGGTGAAAGCGGCCGGCAAACACGCCCAGGGCACCATCGCCTACACCACCAGCCCGGTGCACACCATCGAGGCTTTCGTGGCGCAAGCCAAGCAAATGGAAGCCATGGGTTGCGACTCGGTGGCGATCAAGGACATGGCCGGTCTGCTGACCCCGTATGCCACGGGCGAACTGGTCAAGGCACTGAAAGCCGAGCAGTCGCTGCCGGTGTTCATCCACTCCCACGACACCGCTGGCCTGGCTGCGATGTGCCAACTCAAAGGCATCGAAAACGGCGCCGACCATATCGACACCGCGATCTCCAGCTTCGCCTGGGGCACCAGCCACCCGGGCACCGAATCGATGGTCGCCGCCCTTAAAGGCAGCGAGTTCGACACCGGTCTGAACCTGGAGCTGCTGCAAGAAATCGGCCTGTACTTCTACGCCGTGCGCAAGAAGTACCACCAGTTCGAAAGCGAGTTCACTGCCGTCGACACTCGTGTGCAGGTCAACCAGGTGCCGGGCGGGATGATTTCCAACCTGGCCAACCAGCTGAAAGAGCAGGGCGCCCTGAACCGCATGAGCGAAGTGCTGGCCGAAATCCCGCGTGTTCGCGAAGACCTCGGCTTCCCGCCGCTGGTGACTCCGACCTCGCAAATCGTCGGCACCCAGGCGTTCTTCAACGTGCTGGCCGGCGAGCGCTACAAGACCATCACCAACGAAGTGAAGCTTTACCTGCAAGGCGGCTACGGCAAGGCGCCGGGCACCGTGAACGAGAAACTGCGTCGCCAGGCAATCGGCAGCGAAGAAGTGATCGACGTGCGTCCGGCCGACCTGCTCAAGCCGGAAATGACCAAACTGCGTGCCGAAATCGGCGCTGTGGCCAAGTCCGAAGAAGACGTGCTGACCTACGCCATGTTCCCGGACATCGGCCGCAAGTTCCTCGAAGAACGCGCAGCCGGCACCCTGACTCCAGAAGTGCTGCTGCCGATTCCTGAGGCGGGCGGTGTCGCCTCGGCCGGTGGCGAAGGCGTGCCGACCGAGTTCGTCATCGACGTCCACGGCGAAACCTACCGCGTCGACATCACTGGTGTGGGCGTCAAGGCTGAAGGCAAGCGCCACTTCTACCTGTCCATCGACGGCATGCCGGAAGAAGTGGTGTTCGAACCGCTCAACGAATTCGTCAGCGGCGGTAGCAGCAAGCGCAAGCAAGCGTCGGCACCGGGCCACGTCAGCACCACCATGCCCGGCAACATCGTCGACGTGCTGGTCAAGGAAGGCGACACCGTGAAAGCCGGCCAGGCCGTGCTGATCACCGAGGCGATGAAGATGGAAACCGAAGTCCAGTCGGCCATCGCCGGCAAAGTCACCGCCATCCACGTGGCCAAGGGCGACCGGGTGAACCCGGGTGAAATCCTGATCGAGATCGAAGGCTGA
- a CDS encoding ABC transporter substrate-binding protein, producing MKLKPLLALGLTILAASTQAFAGATLDRIEQKKELVGVLMESYPPFSFLNDQNQLDGFDVDVAKAVADKLGVKLRLETPSWDVIAAGRWSGRYDICICSMTPSKARAEVFDFPVEYYASPAVIVVNAKDDSIHSAKDLSGKKVGLTSASSYESYLNKNLVIEGAEDTQLQYPFENVQIAPYDTDNVAFQDLGLGAGVRLDAILTNLVTAQPRLNEDTRFKLAGQPLYSEPNSVAIEKGDPQWDAKVRNVFAQLKQDGTLSKLSQKWIGADISK from the coding sequence GTGAAACTTAAACCGCTGCTGGCCCTGGGCCTGACGATTCTGGCTGCCTCCACCCAAGCCTTTGCAGGCGCCACCCTGGATCGCATTGAACAGAAGAAAGAACTGGTCGGCGTGTTGATGGAAAGCTATCCACCCTTCTCGTTCCTCAACGATCAAAACCAGCTCGACGGTTTCGATGTCGATGTGGCCAAGGCAGTGGCGGACAAGCTGGGCGTCAAGCTGCGCCTGGAAACGCCATCCTGGGATGTGATCGCGGCCGGCCGCTGGAGCGGGCGCTATGACATCTGCATCTGCTCCATGACCCCGAGCAAGGCCCGCGCCGAAGTCTTCGACTTTCCGGTCGAGTACTACGCCTCCCCCGCCGTGATCGTGGTCAATGCCAAGGACGACAGCATTCACAGCGCCAAGGACCTGAGCGGCAAGAAAGTCGGCCTCACCAGCGCCTCCAGCTATGAAAGCTACCTGAACAAAAACCTGGTGATCGAAGGCGCAGAAGACACCCAATTGCAGTACCCGTTCGAGAACGTGCAAATCGCGCCATATGACACCGACAACGTGGCGTTCCAGGATCTGGGCCTGGGCGCTGGCGTGCGTCTGGACGCAATCCTCACCAACCTGGTGACCGCGCAGCCGCGCCTGAACGAAGATACGCGCTTCAAACTCGCCGGCCAGCCGCTGTACTCGGAGCCGAACTCGGTGGCCATCGAAAAAGGCGACCCGCAGTGGGACGCCAAAGTGCGTAATGTGTTTGCCCAACTGAAGCAGGACGGCACCTTGAGCAAGCTGTCGCAAAAATGGATCGGCGCCGACATCAGCAAATGA
- a CDS encoding FMN-binding negative transcriptional regulator, translating into MYNPSGFAIKELSELQQQILGTRLAMVVTHGEQGLQASHLPLLFNPEQGPNGTLYGHFARGNPQWKELQNGAEALVIFAGADAYVSPGFYPSKAEHGKVVPTWNYVAVHAYGTADVFTDADRLLNLVSALTDRHEARREQPWKVADAPADYIDGMLKAIVGFALPIQRLEGKRKLSQNRSTADIAGVREGLAASTDVHDQALAHLMR; encoded by the coding sequence ATGTACAACCCCAGCGGCTTTGCCATCAAAGAATTGTCCGAACTGCAGCAACAGATACTCGGCACCCGTCTCGCCATGGTGGTCACCCACGGCGAGCAAGGCCTGCAAGCCAGTCATCTGCCGCTGTTATTCAATCCCGAACAGGGCCCCAATGGCACTCTTTATGGCCACTTCGCCCGGGGCAATCCTCAGTGGAAGGAACTGCAGAACGGTGCCGAAGCGCTGGTGATTTTTGCCGGTGCCGATGCGTACGTCAGCCCGGGGTTTTACCCGAGCAAAGCCGAGCACGGCAAAGTCGTGCCGACCTGGAACTACGTCGCCGTGCACGCTTACGGAACAGCCGACGTGTTCACCGATGCCGATCGCCTGCTCAACCTGGTCAGCGCGCTGACTGATCGCCACGAAGCAAGACGCGAGCAACCCTGGAAAGTCGCCGACGCGCCCGCCGACTACATCGACGGCATGCTCAAGGCCATCGTCGGTTTTGCCCTGCCGATACAGCGCCTGGAAGGCAAACGCAAACTCAGTCAGAACCGCAGCACCGCAGACATCGCTGGCGTGCGCGAAGGGCTCGCCGCCAGTACCGATGTACACGATCAGGCCCTCGCCCACTTGATGCGTTAA
- a CDS encoding homocysteine S-methyltransferase family protein: MGADSTVILDGGMGRELQRRGAPFRQPEWSALALSEAPQAVEAVHAAYIESGANVITSNSYAVVPFHIGEERFAAEGQALAALAGELARRAVDASGQPVRVAGSLPPLFGSYRPDLFDAARVTELLTPLVNGLAPHVDLWLAETQSSIIEARAIHAGLPKDGKPLWLSFTLKDEDTDEVPRLRSGEPVAEAAAVAAELGVETLLFNCSQPEVIGAAIDAARETFQRLGVKIHIGAYANAFPPQPKEATANDGLDPLRDDLDPPGYLVWAADWQKRGASHLGGCCGIGPEHIAVLAQKLA; this comes from the coding sequence ATGGGCGCAGACAGCACGGTAATTCTGGATGGCGGCATGGGTCGCGAGCTGCAACGCCGGGGGGCGCCGTTCCGCCAACCCGAGTGGTCGGCGCTGGCCTTGAGCGAGGCGCCGCAAGCCGTGGAGGCAGTGCACGCGGCTTATATTGAAAGCGGTGCCAACGTGATCACCAGCAACAGTTACGCGGTGGTGCCGTTCCACATTGGCGAAGAGCGTTTCGCCGCTGAAGGCCAGGCCCTTGCGGCGTTGGCCGGCGAACTGGCCCGTCGTGCGGTCGATGCGTCAGGCCAACCCGTGCGGGTGGCCGGCTCATTGCCGCCGTTGTTCGGCTCCTACCGTCCCGATCTGTTCGATGCTGCCCGGGTGACTGAGCTGCTGACCCCTCTGGTCAATGGCCTGGCGCCTCATGTCGACCTGTGGCTGGCCGAAACCCAGAGCTCGATCATTGAGGCGCGGGCGATTCATGCTGGTCTGCCGAAGGACGGAAAGCCGTTGTGGCTGTCGTTTACCTTGAAGGATGAAGACACGGACGAAGTGCCGCGTTTGCGCTCCGGTGAGCCAGTGGCTGAGGCCGCTGCGGTCGCAGCTGAACTGGGTGTCGAGACCTTGTTGTTCAACTGCAGCCAGCCGGAAGTGATCGGTGCGGCGATTGATGCGGCACGGGAAACCTTCCAGCGTTTGGGGGTGAAGATTCACATCGGCGCGTACGCCAATGCCTTCCCGCCGCAACCGAAAGAAGCCACGGCCAACGATGGCCTGGACCCGCTACGCGACGATCTGGACCCGCCGGGTTACCTGGTTTGGGCGGCTGACTGGCAGAAGAGGGGAGCCAGCCATTTGGGCGGGTGCTGCGGGATCGGGCCGGAGCATATTGCGGTGCTCGCACAGAAACTGGCGTGA
- a CDS encoding autotransporter outer membrane beta-barrel domain-containing protein, with protein MPVQHKYKPHHLVLAIALAVGCAEFSLAQQPGLQVDANAKPTKTRKRTAKPVAPTGHVLEEATASASALSVEGTTTLSNASLNVIGLPGNDTQSTAHTVLNTGTVEGESGQVTNNLAFMTPKASYSDTQVAPTRNDVPLETAATSASGQALARSVDTSKTMTANAAINALLASNKATAAIAIEQLTASSNANLANATLSSVSPVSASMLSAMHQLDNGTGAISNKAPRVATGSENSSRVWLQALGHGGKVENDFDNTLKHSTQGLVLGADWRLDQQWHAGVMGGKSQTQLDARQFDGDLDSWHLGAYAVRQDGPLALRLGATYASHEGSSKRRVAFNGFSDRLKGSYDANTQQAFAEAGFNLGSNNVTIEPFASVGYQRYQREKHTEKGGDAALKVHGQTQDNFSSTFGLRAAKLNTLDNGMRLTPRFSAGWIHIYGELDSETRQQLVKGGKRFDVAGAAFDRDSLSLDAGLDLGLSANHTLGVGVTGEIGTDSRNHGVMGQWRMAF; from the coding sequence ATGCCCGTTCAACACAAATACAAACCCCACCACCTTGTTCTGGCCATTGCACTTGCAGTTGGTTGTGCAGAGTTTTCGCTGGCCCAGCAACCAGGGCTTCAAGTCGATGCTAATGCAAAACCCACCAAAACCCGAAAAAGAACAGCCAAACCTGTAGCCCCCACTGGCCATGTGCTCGAAGAGGCCACCGCAAGCGCTTCAGCGCTTTCGGTCGAGGGTACAACCACACTAAGTAATGCAAGTTTGAATGTTATTGGTCTTCCCGGTAACGACACTCAAAGCACCGCCCACACCGTGCTGAATACCGGAACGGTTGAAGGTGAGTCCGGACAAGTCACCAACAATCTGGCATTCATGACGCCGAAGGCTTCCTATAGTGACACTCAAGTGGCGCCGACCCGCAACGACGTGCCGCTCGAGACGGCTGCCACCTCTGCCAGCGGGCAGGCCCTGGCCCGCAGTGTGGACACCTCCAAGACCATGACCGCCAACGCTGCCATCAACGCGCTGCTGGCCAGCAACAAAGCCACTGCCGCCATCGCCATTGAACAATTGACCGCAAGTAGCAACGCCAACCTCGCAAACGCCACGTTAAGCAGTGTCAGCCCCGTCAGCGCCAGCATGCTCTCCGCCATGCACCAGTTGGATAACGGCACGGGCGCTATTTCCAACAAGGCTCCACGCGTTGCCACTGGTAGTGAAAACAGCAGTCGCGTCTGGCTTCAGGCATTGGGCCATGGCGGCAAAGTCGAGAACGACTTCGACAACACGCTGAAACATTCCACCCAAGGCCTGGTTCTGGGCGCCGACTGGCGGCTCGATCAGCAATGGCATGCCGGGGTGATGGGCGGAAAATCACAGACGCAACTCGATGCCCGGCAATTCGATGGCGACCTCGACAGTTGGCATCTGGGGGCTTATGCGGTGCGTCAGGATGGTCCATTGGCGCTGCGTCTCGGTGCTACCTACGCCAGCCATGAAGGCAGCAGCAAACGTCGGGTTGCGTTCAACGGATTCAGCGACCGCCTCAAAGGCAGTTATGACGCCAACACCCAGCAGGCTTTTGCCGAAGCGGGCTTCAATCTGGGCAGCAACAATGTGACCATCGAGCCATTCGCCAGTGTCGGTTATCAACGCTACCAGCGTGAAAAACACACCGAAAAAGGAGGGGATGCAGCGCTGAAAGTCCATGGGCAAACCCAGGACAACTTCAGCAGCACCTTCGGCCTGCGCGCGGCGAAGCTGAACACTCTGGACAACGGCATGCGCCTGACGCCGCGATTCAGCGCCGGCTGGATACACATCTATGGCGAGCTCGACAGCGAAACGCGCCAACAGCTGGTCAAGGGCGGGAAACGTTTCGATGTCGCCGGGGCAGCGTTTGATCGCGACAGCCTGTCGCTTGATGCCGGGCTCGACCTGGGACTCTCGGCCAACCACACGCTGGGCGTAGGTGTCACTGGAGAGATCGGCACTGACAGTCGCAATCATGGCGTGATGGGGCAGTGGCGGATGGCATTCTGA
- a CDS encoding amino acid ABC transporter permease produces MTSFPKPPQPPQPVAESLLQRVFGFRTRLYLTWAAMFGLFASFFLSFDLKFSIILDKLPNLIGLHLAPNGFLQGAALTLFLCLCSIVASSLLGFVTALARLSKSAVAFGIASFYASFFRGTPLLIQILLIYLGLPQLGIVPGAIAAGIIALSLNYGAYLSEIFRAGILGVPHGQREASLALGMRETVIFWRVTLPQAMRAIIPPTTNQFISMLKDSSLISVMGVWEVMFLAQSYGRSSYRYIEMLTTAAVIYWLMSIGLELIQARMERHYGKAYVSR; encoded by the coding sequence ATGACTTCCTTCCCCAAACCTCCTCAGCCGCCGCAACCGGTGGCTGAGTCATTACTGCAAAGGGTCTTCGGCTTTCGTACCCGGCTGTACCTGACCTGGGCGGCGATGTTCGGGTTGTTTGCGAGTTTCTTCCTGAGCTTCGACCTGAAGTTCTCGATCATCCTCGACAAACTGCCGAACCTGATCGGCCTGCACCTGGCGCCCAACGGCTTTCTGCAAGGCGCGGCGCTGACGCTGTTTTTGTGCCTGTGCTCGATCGTGGCTTCGTCGTTGCTGGGCTTCGTCACGGCCCTGGCCCGGCTGTCAAAAAGCGCCGTGGCGTTCGGCATCGCAAGCTTCTATGCCTCGTTCTTTCGCGGCACGCCGCTGCTGATCCAGATACTGCTGATCTACCTCGGCTTGCCGCAATTGGGCATCGTGCCGGGCGCCATCGCCGCCGGCATCATCGCCCTGTCGCTGAACTACGGCGCGTATCTGAGCGAAATTTTCCGCGCCGGCATCCTCGGCGTTCCCCATGGCCAACGCGAAGCATCGCTGGCCCTGGGCATGCGCGAAACCGTGATTTTCTGGCGCGTCACCCTGCCCCAGGCCATGCGCGCCATCATCCCGCCCACCACCAACCAGTTCATCTCCATGCTCAAGGACTCGTCGCTGATCTCGGTGATGGGGGTTTGGGAAGTGATGTTCCTGGCGCAATCGTATGGGCGTTCGAGCTATCGCTATATCGAAATGCTGACGACGGCGGCGGTTATTTATTGGCTGATGTCGATTGGACTGGAGCTGATTCAGGCGCGGATGGAGCGGCATTATGGGAAGGCGTATGTGAGCCGGTAA